The following coding sequences lie in one Anaeromicrobium sediminis genomic window:
- the prdR gene encoding sigma-54 dependent transcriptional regulator PrdR: MGVTNLFFDIRKIMNKNFLKVNYNCTIKSVFGLMVEMDVEEAFMIDEKSNLIGIITTKDVEKLIRRKVDLNERIYKYAKKKVYSIKGNLSVKDARNFMMTKGIGRVPVIENNKITGVLTNNNIRDNFYLELEKMFELNNKIIDNLHEAVCICDDAGTVKVWNKSAEKLYGVTKDEIVGRYLGDIFPNALIFHAIKEKKPLENRIHSPKEGKTVILSAIPIYNNGKLIAVASSDRDITEVTALSEELKKTKEKMKLLQKEYEREIASNYSFSTIIGSNQKIIECIQLAQKVSQTSASVLITGESGTGKEVFAKAIHKASGRSGHFVAINCSAIPAHLLESELFGYDKGAFTGAVNTGKIGKFEFANNGTLFLDEIGDMPLEMQVKILRVLQDGIVYRLGSSKGIVTNTRIIAATNKDLKKLILEDKFREDLYYRLAVVQLELPSLRERKEDIVPLANYFIKQIVEKEEIELKEIEDEVYSILKGYEWKGNIRELKNVIERMIILCDKGYITKEFIPKYIVEASVMAEEENEYDLEKAVRNMEERIIRDVMHMSGGNKLKAAKILNIKRSTLYYKLKLYNIK, translated from the coding sequence GTGGGAGTGACAAATTTGTTTTTTGACATAAGAAAAATAATGAACAAAAATTTCTTAAAGGTCAATTACAATTGCACTATTAAGAGCGTTTTTGGATTAATGGTAGAGATGGATGTGGAAGAAGCATTTATGATAGATGAGAAAAGTAATTTAATAGGTATAATAACTACTAAAGATGTGGAAAAACTAATAAGAAGAAAAGTAGATTTAAACGAAAGAATATATAAGTACGCAAAGAAGAAGGTATACTCTATTAAAGGAAATCTATCTGTTAAGGATGCTAGAAATTTTATGATGACAAAAGGAATAGGAAGAGTACCAGTGATTGAGAATAATAAAATAACAGGTGTTTTAACTAACAATAACATAAGAGATAATTTTTATCTTGAGCTAGAAAAAATGTTTGAACTTAATAACAAAATAATAGATAACCTACACGAGGCCGTATGTATATGTGATGATGCAGGAACCGTGAAAGTGTGGAATAAAAGTGCTGAAAAGTTATATGGAGTAACAAAGGATGAGATAGTAGGTAGGTACTTAGGCGATATATTCCCTAATGCTCTAATATTCCATGCAATAAAAGAAAAAAAGCCATTAGAGAATAGAATACATTCTCCAAAGGAAGGGAAAACAGTTATATTAAGTGCCATTCCAATTTATAACAATGGTAAATTAATTGCAGTGGCATCTTCTGACAGGGATATAACAGAGGTAACGGCCCTTTCAGAAGAATTGAAAAAGACTAAGGAAAAGATGAAACTGTTACAAAAGGAATATGAAAGGGAGATTGCATCCAATTATAGTTTTTCTACTATTATTGGATCAAATCAAAAGATAATAGAATGTATACAGTTGGCTCAAAAGGTGTCTCAAACTTCTGCAAGTGTATTAATAACAGGGGAAAGTGGAACGGGAAAGGAAGTCTTTGCTAAGGCCATCCATAAGGCTAGTGGAAGAAGTGGACATTTTGTGGCTATCAATTGTAGTGCCATACCTGCTCACTTACTAGAAAGTGAATTGTTTGGATATGATAAGGGTGCCTTTACTGGAGCTGTGAATACGGGGAAGATTGGTAAATTTGAATTTGCAAATAATGGAACCCTATTTTTAGATGAAATAGGTGATATGCCTCTAGAAATGCAAGTGAAGATTCTTAGGGTTTTACAAGACGGTATAGTATATAGACTAGGAAGTTCAAAAGGCATAGTTACCAATACTAGGATAATAGCAGCTACAAATAAGGATCTTAAAAAATTAATATTAGAAGATAAATTTAGAGAAGATCTATATTATAGATTAGCCGTAGTTCAATTAGAATTACCATCCCTAAGGGAAAGGAAAGAAGACATAGTACCTTTAGCTAACTATTTTATAAAACAGATAGTGGAAAAAGAAGAAATAGAACTAAAAGAAATAGAAGATGAGGTTTATAGTATATTAAAGGGTTATGAATGGAAGGGTAACATTAGAGAACTGAAAAATGTTATTGAACGAATGATAATTCTTTGCGATAAGGGATACATAACTAAGGAATTCATTCCAAAATATATTGTGGAAGCTTCCGTAATGGCAGAAGAAGAAAATGAGTATGATTTAGAAAAGGCAGTAAGAAATATGGAGGAGCGAATAATTCGTGACGTAATGCACATGTCAGGGGGAAATAAATTAAAGGCTGCTAAGATTTTAAATATTAAAAGAAGCACCCTTTATTATAAGCTAAAGCTCTATAATATAAAATAA